Within the Bradyrhizobium ottawaense genome, the region CGTGAGAGCAACGACCAGGTCGGCGGCTGGGGCATTGGCTCCAAGAGCCCGTATGCCTATCTGATCGGCGATACCGGCGCCGGCAGCTACAACGTCACTTCCTACTTCGAAGGCGTGATGCGCTGCTACGTGATGTCGCTCGCTGACGACGGCATGCCGAAGATGGAATTGCTGTTCGAAGGTCCGTCCGACCAGCCGGCCGGCATGGAAGTGTCGTTCGCGGTCAACAAGTCCGACATCAACACCTTCCGGGACCGGGCTCACCAGATCCTCTGGTCGTTCAATCCCCGTCCGACCATCCTGCCGGCGATCGAGTGGGACGAGCCGGTCATCGAGAGCCAGGGCGATAAGTGGATCAAGTACAAGAAGGGATCGGTTCCCTTCTACGGTCCGCGGGTCCGCATGGGCTGCGTGATGTATCCGATCACGCTCAACAAGATCGAGACCAGCGGCTTCCTGGACAGCAGCGATACCGTTCTGTTCGACGCGCCGATCGGGTCGCTCAAGGTGACCCTGTCGCGTGAGGATATCGCTTACGACGAGACCACCATCACGACGCTGAAGTCGTTGATCTCGGAATACGAAAACACGTTCATCGAGCAGGTTCGCCTCAAGGTGACCGAGGCCAACTCCCTGTTCGAGGCGTGCAGCATCTTCGAGGACGAGACCAACACGCTCGGCTCGACCCGGCAGGCCTCCCTTCGCCGTCTGGTGAAGTGGGAAGGTCACAACCTGAGCGAATACGTCAGCAAGGAGGACTGCAAGGTCGAGTGCCTGTCCGAAGGCTGGACCTCGTTCGATAAGTTCGAGGACGGTCAGGCTCGCACCAAATGGGCGGCAGACGCCACGGTCGTCATCGAGCACAACCCGAGCTACTCGTTCGGCCGGTTCCAGATGGCAGAACTGGTCGGCAAGAAGGTGCTTTGGGTGCGCTGCAAGCGGATCGTCCGCGACCAGGTTCTCTATCGTCTCGGCAATCCTGAAGTCATCGACCTCGACAGCTTCAAGGTGCCGGTGTCGAAGCGGACCAGCAAGACCATCCGCAAGCGCAAGACCTTGATGGTCCTGAGCGGTGGCCGCGTTCAGCGTATCACCCAGGACGTCGATCTCGCTGAAGGCGGTTACATGGTGGAAGCCACTCCGACCTATGGAGGTCGACGGCGGCGTGGTGGCGGCGACAGCTTGAGGCTCACAAGCGACGGCGTGTCGATGCAGTTCAGCGATGCTGAAAGCGTCATCATGACGGCGGTCGAGTTCGGCCTGATCGAGGTTGGTCAGGTCATCCTGGTCAAGGACTACGACAAGGAGGTTTCGGGCGACTGGAACTTCA harbors:
- a CDS encoding ATP-binding protein, with amino-acid sequence MKLGMKQHAHTATGVKKEIKVAFETNAVAFYATFSGLASDKIGYPVRELCTNAWDAARGNFEVHLPTYLNPVFKVRDFGTGMSEFDMENVYAKPYASKKRESNDQVGGWGIGSKSPYAYLIGDTGAGSYNVTSYFEGVMRCYVMSLADDGMPKMELLFEGPSDQPAGMEVSFAVNKSDINTFRDRAHQILWSFNPRPTILPAIEWDEPVIESQGDKWIKYKKGSVPFYGPRVRMGCVMYPITLNKIETSGFLDSSDTVLFDAPIGSLKVTLSREDIAYDETTITTLKSLISEYENTFIEQVRLKVTEANSLFEACSIFEDETNTLGSTRQASLRRLVKWEGHNLSEYVSKEDCKVECLSEGWTSFDKFEDGQARTKWAADATVVIEHNPSYSFGRFQMAELVGKKVLWVRCKRIVRDQVLYRLGNPEVIDLDSFKVPVSKRTSKTIRKRKTLMVLSGGRVQRITQDVDLAEGGYMVEATPTYGGRRRRGGGDSLRLTSDGVSMQFSDAESVIMTAVEFGLIEVGQVILVKDYDKEVSGDWNFIADDLLDALRDRVDVSEFTGLHHKTLGHLNHQLHDLAKMAVFVKAPDDVRQFQADLSALHVALDNNSTASTQTDKAFSALRKLGVQINKPDVVCPIGEIEKRYEALCERYLLLRSINEENGYYHSHRQATKVLKLNHYFALLARPEVANDNNDVEEELVLNEAA